One Halorientalis litorea DNA segment encodes these proteins:
- a CDS encoding alpha-hydroxy-acid oxidizing protein yields MPDSDRFGDDRVNEIYRRGMLEDETTDFPVSYSDLREAAHEAMSDEGQAYVHGGAGSDETFERNKDFSPWRIVPRMLRGVESRDLSTELVGTEFDVPIALTPLGVQSLLHESAEIGTAQGAAEMDVPLVLSSLSTEPMEDVADALGDTPKMFQFYWSSDDAIAKSFLDRAEAAGYDAIVVTVDAPILGWRERLVERGYYPFLEGEGVGNYFSDPEFRAQLDEPPEENPSAAVEHFLDIFGDSSLTWDDLQFVHDNTDLPVLIKGILDPEDARLALEHGADGIGVSTHGGRQVDGSISAIEALPAVAEEVDGEVPITFDSGVRRASDAFKAIGLGADAVLLGRPYAYSLAVDGAEGVSTYLQNFIAEFDLTMGLSGCRTVPEITRDKLRHESDLH; encoded by the coding sequence ATGCCAGATTCAGACAGGTTCGGCGACGACCGCGTCAACGAAATCTATCGACGCGGGATGCTAGAAGACGAAACCACGGACTTCCCGGTGTCCTACTCGGACCTTCGGGAGGCCGCACACGAGGCTATGAGCGACGAGGGTCAAGCGTACGTCCACGGTGGCGCGGGCAGCGACGAGACGTTCGAGCGCAACAAGGACTTCTCGCCGTGGCGGATCGTCCCGAGGATGCTTCGCGGCGTCGAGTCGCGTGACCTCTCGACGGAACTCGTCGGCACCGAGTTCGATGTCCCCATCGCGCTGACGCCGCTCGGGGTTCAGTCGTTGCTCCACGAGTCGGCCGAAATCGGAACCGCACAGGGGGCTGCCGAGATGGACGTTCCCTTGGTGTTGAGTTCACTCTCGACGGAGCCGATGGAGGACGTGGCCGACGCACTCGGTGACACACCCAAGATGTTTCAGTTCTACTGGTCCTCGGACGATGCTATCGCCAAGAGCTTCCTCGACCGTGCGGAAGCGGCGGGCTACGACGCCATCGTCGTCACTGTCGACGCACCCATTCTGGGCTGGCGGGAGCGACTGGTCGAGCGCGGTTACTACCCTTTCCTCGAAGGCGAGGGCGTGGGGAACTACTTCTCCGACCCGGAGTTCCGGGCACAGCTCGACGAACCGCCCGAGGAGAACCCATCGGCCGCCGTCGAACACTTCCTCGACATCTTCGGTGACTCCAGTCTCACGTGGGACGACCTGCAGTTCGTCCACGACAACACCGACCTTCCCGTCCTCATAAAAGGGATTCTCGACCCCGAAGACGCCCGGTTAGCACTCGAACACGGCGCGGATGGTATCGGTGTCTCCACACACGGTGGTCGCCAGGTCGACGGCTCCATTTCGGCTATCGAGGCACTGCCCGCCGTGGCCGAGGAAGTCGACGGCGAGGTGCCGATTACGTTCGATAGCGGCGTTCGTCGCGCTTCGGACGCGTTCAAAGCTATCGGACTCGGTGCCGACGCCGTGTTGTTGGGTCGACCGTACGCCTACTCGTTGGCCGTCGACGGTGCCGAAGGCGTCAGTACCTACCTACAGAACTTCATCGCGGAGTTCGACCTGACGATGGGGCTGTCTGGCTGTCGGACCGTGCCGGAAATTACACGGGACAAGCTTCGACACGAGTCGGACCTTCACTGA
- a CDS encoding Abi-alpha family protein — protein sequence MTDNDPFQWERGAAETDNEPSDADAPDSDSGPSEADAIDGDDGPFEWPQAGAETDDGPRSGLVTDSGPSEATVTDSDGGLAGEVATDGPSDESVTDSGDGPVGWMLKAVGSDAGPSGVDATAGGGPIEWVRNVVGVGSELTESVTGGTNHAESGTDPSEAEITSPVLNSNASRNGDSGGELTVPEVERMRSVIAGARDSPTDIAPTPTDGGVVDPFGIGQLGEDVADLFVPGDFGESVTALFLPGQSGAGASDVPRIARVVAESTWQVSDYSMQAQMRASRRIAEAVTTSQSPDELLTELLDIAEAEVEQAEAELQRQGIDLSDIRQTTAYDDGDSDHHADTASAGADPPAATDSMPDWVSSDGGTARATPASTATNPETPPSPTSPATNPDTLATPTATAADPDTPAAPPSTATDPDAVGGPGQRSTLEGLAESLPDISTSWMREVASSAPLVFGAVRRVAEYSVQAQARTARRLWRTATNADSPDALLDETLNAAIEEGERLGFDIEQDISDRIAGRRSVTSADPDEAARLLSERGSQLLHQSADTEAEEEIHPAYAHILKQVSGDEARILRLLATEGRQPAVDVRSKGLVMGSELVAEGLSMIGIEAGCQNPDRTSVYLDNLERLRLVRIADEPLDNLKRYQLLEAQPDVAEAEEEANRASIVYRSICLTPLGADFCRVCFSVDADAEHVVGEKHSDGE from the coding sequence ATGACTGACAACGATCCATTCCAATGGGAACGGGGCGCGGCGGAGACAGACAACGAACCGTCCGACGCGGACGCACCAGACAGCGACAGTGGACCGAGCGAGGCGGACGCGATAGACGGCGATGACGGACCGTTCGAATGGCCGCAGGCAGGAGCGGAGACGGACGACGGGCCGCGGAGCGGACTCGTCACGGACAGTGGACCGAGTGAGGCGACCGTTACGGACAGCGACGGTGGACTGGCCGGCGAGGTGGCTACGGACGGCCCGAGCGACGAGAGCGTGACGGACAGCGGCGACGGGCCGGTCGGCTGGATGCTGAAAGCAGTCGGGAGCGACGCCGGGCCGAGCGGTGTGGACGCGACAGCCGGTGGCGGGCCAATCGAGTGGGTGCGAAACGTAGTGGGAGTAGGCAGTGAACTGACCGAATCCGTGACAGGCGGAACGAACCACGCCGAGAGCGGCACGGACCCATCGGAGGCTGAAATCACCAGTCCGGTTCTCAACTCGAACGCCAGCAGGAACGGCGACAGTGGGGGCGAACTCACCGTCCCCGAAGTAGAACGGATGCGGTCGGTTATCGCCGGTGCCCGGGATAGTCCCACAGACATCGCCCCGACACCGACGGATGGTGGCGTGGTCGACCCCTTCGGCATCGGGCAACTGGGGGAGGACGTGGCGGACCTGTTCGTCCCGGGCGACTTCGGGGAGAGCGTGACGGCACTGTTTCTCCCCGGACAGTCGGGCGCGGGCGCGAGCGACGTGCCCAGAATCGCCCGCGTCGTCGCCGAATCGACGTGGCAGGTCTCGGACTACTCCATGCAGGCACAGATGCGCGCCTCCCGCCGGATAGCGGAAGCCGTGACCACCTCCCAGTCGCCGGACGAACTCCTCACGGAACTGCTCGATATCGCCGAGGCCGAAGTCGAACAGGCGGAGGCCGAACTCCAGCGGCAAGGCATCGACCTGTCCGACATCCGCCAGACGACAGCGTACGATGACGGCGACAGCGACCACCACGCGGACACTGCGAGTGCCGGGGCGGACCCCCCTGCCGCGACGGATTCGATGCCCGACTGGGTATCCAGTGACGGCGGGACTGCACGGGCGACCCCCGCGTCCACGGCGACCAACCCAGAGACGCCGCCGAGTCCCACGTCTCCCGCGACGAACCCGGACACGCTGGCGACTCCTACCGCCACAGCGGCCGACCCGGACACGCCCGCGGCCCCACCCTCCACAGCCACTGACCCGGACGCGGTGGGCGGTCCCGGGCAACGCTCGACGCTCGAAGGACTGGCCGAGAGCCTGCCCGACATCTCCACGTCGTGGATGCGAGAGGTGGCGTCCAGTGCCCCCCTCGTGTTCGGTGCGGTGCGGCGGGTCGCGGAGTACTCCGTCCAAGCACAGGCCCGCACCGCCCGCCGGTTGTGGCGCACCGCCACGAACGCCGACTCCCCGGACGCGTTGCTGGACGAGACGCTGAACGCCGCCATCGAAGAGGGGGAGCGACTGGGATTCGACATCGAGCAGGACATCTCCGACCGCATCGCTGGCCGACGCAGCGTCACGTCGGCGGACCCGGACGAGGCTGCGAGGCTGTTGAGCGAACGCGGCAGTCAGTTACTGCACCAGTCCGCCGATACGGAGGCCGAGGAAGAGATTCACCCGGCGTACGCACACATTCTGAAGCAGGTCTCCGGCGACGAGGCCCGCATCCTCCGGCTACTCGCGACCGAGGGCAGACAGCCGGCAGTCGACGTGCGGAGCAAGGGGCTGGTGATGGGGTCGGAACTCGTCGCGGAAGGCCTGTCGATGATCGGCATCGAGGCCGGGTGTCAGAACCCGGACCGAACGTCGGTGTACCTCGACAACCTCGAACGACTCAGGCTCGTCCGTATCGCCGACGAACCGCTCGACAACCTCAAACGCTATCAGCTACTCGAAGCCCAACCCGACGTCGCGGAAGCCGAAGAGGAAGCCAACCGCGCGAGCATCGTCTACCGGAGTATTTGCCTGACGCCCCTCGGTGCCGACTTCTGTCGGGTGTGCTTTTCGGTCGACGCCGATGCGGAACACGTCGTGGGCGAAAAGCACAGCGACGGCGAGTGA
- a CDS encoding ABC transporter substrate-binding protein has translation MVNDGKQAADSEGYSDGASDTVTRGIVDRRRFLQAAGTSAAALGLAGCLNQGDGGGGDGDGGGDGGSDGGGIGDTVKIGVLAPNPSDNPIGASIANGARLAAQHINDDGGIGDAEVEVVVENTEESPQTGRNRYQTLALEEQVDATTGVFTSEVLLAIMDDIANQQIPHMTAGAATPEASALVNESYDQYKYHFRTGPINAHHLGENLVDFMDAKNDDIGWESVAVLVEDYAWTEPVSDVLNEQLGDTGIDIAMSRRYASGTEDFSPIYDEVESSGADAAFIAMAHTGTPAVVQWAQQQRPFEFGGIHVPMQLPSYYEATGGACRFGVTQNSATPTAEVTENTVPFANAFEEEFDQFPVYTGYITYDAVNQYANVVAAQESKAADDVVSGLEGSSYTGTAGTIEYYGPDHEFAHDVKYEEGLVWPVFQQWQEGEDGSGSQEVIYPDDLATADYQAPPWV, from the coding sequence ATGGTTAACGATGGTAAACAGGCCGCAGATAGTGAGGGATACAGTGACGGTGCGTCAGATACTGTCACGCGCGGTATCGTGGACCGGCGACGGTTCCTACAGGCGGCGGGGACGAGTGCGGCGGCCCTCGGGCTAGCGGGCTGTCTCAACCAAGGCGACGGTGGTGGCGGCGACGGCGACGGTGGTGGCGACGGTGGCAGCGACGGTGGTGGCATCGGTGACACCGTCAAAATCGGCGTGCTCGCACCCAATCCGTCGGACAACCCCATCGGCGCGTCGATAGCCAACGGGGCGCGGTTGGCCGCACAACACATCAACGACGACGGGGGCATCGGCGACGCGGAAGTCGAGGTGGTCGTCGAGAACACCGAGGAGTCGCCACAGACCGGCCGGAACCGGTACCAGACGCTGGCACTCGAAGAGCAAGTCGACGCGACGACTGGCGTCTTCACCAGCGAAGTGTTGCTCGCGATAATGGACGACATCGCCAACCAGCAAATCCCCCACATGACCGCCGGGGCGGCGACGCCGGAGGCCAGCGCGCTGGTCAACGAGAGCTACGACCAGTACAAGTACCACTTCCGGACCGGTCCCATCAACGCCCACCACCTCGGCGAGAATCTCGTCGACTTCATGGACGCGAAAAACGACGACATCGGTTGGGAGTCCGTGGCCGTACTGGTCGAGGACTACGCGTGGACGGAACCGGTTTCGGACGTCCTCAACGAGCAACTCGGAGACACCGGCATCGACATCGCGATGAGTCGCCGGTACGCTTCGGGGACGGAGGACTTCAGCCCGATTTACGACGAAGTCGAGAGTTCCGGGGCGGACGCGGCGTTCATCGCGATGGCACACACCGGGACGCCCGCCGTCGTCCAGTGGGCACAACAGCAGCGACCCTTCGAGTTCGGCGGCATCCACGTCCCGATGCAGTTGCCGTCCTACTACGAGGCGACCGGCGGGGCCTGCCGGTTCGGCGTCACCCAGAACTCGGCGACGCCGACAGCCGAGGTGACGGAGAACACGGTTCCGTTCGCCAACGCCTTCGAAGAGGAGTTCGACCAGTTCCCGGTCTACACGGGCTACATCACCTACGACGCGGTCAACCAGTACGCGAACGTCGTCGCCGCACAGGAGTCGAAGGCGGCCGACGACGTGGTGTCCGGACTGGAGGGCAGTTCCTACACCGGCACCGCTGGGACCATCGAATACTACGGTCCCGACCACGAGTTCGCTCACGACGTGAAATACGAGGAGGGACTCGTCTGGCCGGTCTTCCAGCAGTGGCAGGAGGGCGAGGACGGCAGCGGGAGTCAGGAGGTCATCTATCCCGACGACCTGGCGACGGCCGACTACCAAGCACCGCCGTGGGTCTAA
- a CDS encoding cryptochrome/photolyase family protein, which translates to MRLHWHRRDLRGADNRALRAAVDAGGGVVPVFVFDRDVLAHAGPPRVAFMLDALDSLREWYRERGSDLLVAEGDPRDVIPELAAQYDADGVTWAADYSGLARERDAAVRQALDDADVARESVHDAVFHEPGTIRTNDGDPYSVFTYFGRKWHDRPKPDPADPPTADELAAVTDDTPLPTLDGLGFDAPEADVPEASPDAARELLADFCASPIYEYGDRRDYPADGCTSRLSPHLKWGTIGIRTVHAATENAKADAPDEDAAESVEEFQDQLAWREFYTQVLFFNPEVVTANYKSYDNPVEWNDDPAALQAWKDGETGYPIVDAGMRQLRAEAYMHNRVRMIVASFLTKDLLVDWRHGYDWFREKLVDHDTANDNGGWQWAASTGTDAQPYFRVFNPMTQGERYDPDAEYITSYVPELRGVDPEVIHGWHECSPTQRDRTAPEYPAPIVDHGERREQAIAMFERARGDD; encoded by the coding sequence ATGCGTCTACACTGGCACCGCCGTGACCTGCGCGGGGCGGACAATCGTGCGTTGCGCGCGGCCGTCGACGCGGGCGGGGGTGTCGTCCCCGTCTTCGTCTTCGACCGGGACGTACTCGCCCACGCTGGCCCGCCTCGCGTGGCGTTCATGCTCGACGCGCTCGACTCGCTCCGTGAGTGGTACCGCGAGCGCGGAAGCGACCTACTCGTCGCGGAGGGCGACCCCCGCGATGTCATCCCGGAACTGGCCGCCCAGTACGACGCCGACGGCGTGACGTGGGCGGCGGACTATTCGGGGCTCGCCCGCGAGCGTGACGCCGCGGTCCGACAGGCACTCGACGACGCGGACGTGGCCCGCGAGAGCGTCCACGACGCCGTCTTCCACGAACCGGGCACCATCCGCACCAACGACGGCGACCCCTACTCCGTGTTCACCTACTTCGGCCGCAAGTGGCACGACCGGCCGAAACCCGACCCGGCCGACCCGCCGACGGCCGACGAACTCGCGGCCGTGACCGACGACACGCCGCTGCCGACGCTGGACGGGTTGGGCTTCGACGCGCCCGAGGCCGACGTTCCGGAAGCGAGTCCCGACGCCGCCCGCGAGTTGCTGGCAGACTTCTGTGCGTCGCCCATCTACGAGTACGGCGACCGACGGGACTACCCGGCCGACGGCTGTACGTCCCGCCTCTCACCCCACCTCAAGTGGGGGACTATCGGGATTCGGACGGTCCACGCGGCCACCGAGAACGCGAAGGCGGACGCCCCCGACGAGGACGCCGCCGAGTCCGTCGAGGAGTTTCAGGACCAACTCGCGTGGCGGGAGTTCTACACGCAGGTCCTCTTTTTCAATCCCGAGGTGGTGACTGCGAACTACAAGAGCTACGACAACCCCGTCGAGTGGAACGACGACCCGGCGGCGTTGCAGGCGTGGAAAGACGGCGAGACGGGCTATCCAATCGTCGATGCCGGGATGCGGCAGTTGCGCGCGGAGGCGTACATGCACAACCGGGTGCGGATGATAGTCGCCTCCTTCCTCACGAAGGACCTGCTCGTGGACTGGCGGCACGGGTACGACTGGTTCCGCGAGAAACTGGTCGACCACGACACCGCAAACGACAACGGCGGGTGGCAGTGGGCCGCCTCGACGGGGACGGACGCACAGCCGTACTTCCGCGTGTTCAACCCGATGACACAGGGCGAACGCTACGACCCCGACGCGGAGTACATCACGTCGTACGTCCCGGAACTGCGCGGCGTCGACCCCGAGGTCATCCACGGGTGGCACGAGTGCTCGCCGACACAGCGCGACCGGACCGCGCCGGAGTACCCCGCGCCCATCGTCGACCACGGCGAACGGCGCGAGCAGGCCATCGCGATGTTCGAGCGCGCCCGCGGCGACGACTGA
- the sod gene encoding superoxide dismutase has product MPEHSNPELPPLPYDYDALEPSISEQVLEWHHDTHHQGYVNGLESAEETLAENRENGDFGGSAAAMGDVTHNGCGHYLHTLFWDNMDPNGGGEPSGELADRIEEDFGSYEGWKGEFEAAAGAAGGWALLVYDPVADQLRNVPVDKHDQGALWGSHPILACDVWEHSYYYDYGPDRGSFIEGFFEVVDWDEVADQYQKATSQ; this is encoded by the coding sequence ATGCCCGAGCACTCGAATCCAGAACTACCACCGCTTCCGTACGACTACGACGCGCTTGAGCCGTCCATCAGCGAACAGGTCCTCGAATGGCACCACGACACCCACCACCAAGGCTACGTGAACGGCCTCGAAAGTGCCGAGGAGACGCTGGCCGAGAACCGTGAGAACGGTGACTTCGGCGGCTCTGCCGCGGCTATGGGTGACGTGACCCACAACGGCTGTGGTCACTATCTCCACACGCTGTTCTGGGACAACATGGACCCCAACGGCGGCGGCGAGCCGTCGGGTGAACTCGCCGACCGCATCGAGGAAGACTTCGGTTCCTACGAAGGCTGGAAGGGCGAGTTCGAGGCCGCTGCGGGTGCCGCCGGTGGCTGGGCACTGCTGGTCTACGACCCAGTCGCCGACCAACTACGCAACGTTCCCGTCGACAAGCACGACCAGGGTGCCCTCTGGGGTTCCCACCCGATTCTGGCCTGTGACGTTTGGGAGCACTCCTACTACTACGACTACGGGCCGGACCGCGGCAGCTTCATCGAGGGCTTCTTCGAGGTCGTCGACTGGGACGAAGTCGCGGACCAGTACCAGAAGGCAACCTCGCAGTAA
- a CDS encoding enoyl-CoA hydratase/isomerase family protein, with protein sequence MSDDAVLLDIEDGTATVTLNKPDVRNALTGDIADGLVDALDGIEDTDARCVVIQGSGGAFCAGGDINKMLEGLQEDVPPHEKVESVMGTSEAVRAVYECPLPVVAKIDGAAFGAGANLAIACDTQVASASSRISFGFRQVGLTVDTGTSYFLPRIVGENKAKELVLTGEMLDAEAAGELGLFTKVYDDDEFEARAEEYVDTIATGPTVALKASKRLIRQGLESSLDQAMTNEAAAQGPVFATRDHEEGATAFMESRDPEFEGH encoded by the coding sequence ATGTCAGACGATGCCGTACTGCTCGACATCGAGGACGGAACAGCAACGGTCACGCTGAACAAACCGGACGTGCGGAACGCACTGACGGGCGACATCGCCGACGGACTCGTGGACGCACTCGACGGTATCGAGGACACGGACGCTCGCTGTGTCGTGATTCAGGGCTCCGGCGGCGCGTTCTGTGCGGGCGGAGACATCAACAAGATGCTCGAAGGCCTACAGGAGGACGTTCCGCCGCACGAGAAGGTCGAGTCGGTCATGGGCACCTCCGAGGCGGTCCGGGCCGTCTACGAGTGTCCGCTCCCAGTGGTGGCGAAAATAGACGGGGCGGCCTTCGGTGCGGGGGCGAACCTCGCCATCGCCTGTGACACGCAGGTCGCGAGTGCGTCCTCCCGAATCAGTTTCGGGTTCCGACAGGTCGGCTTGACCGTCGACACCGGCACGTCCTATTTCCTCCCGCGCATCGTCGGCGAGAACAAGGCGAAAGAACTCGTGCTCACCGGCGAGATGCTCGACGCCGAGGCGGCGGGTGAACTCGGCCTGTTCACCAAGGTGTACGACGACGACGAGTTCGAGGCACGGGCCGAGGAGTACGTCGACACCATCGCGACCGGGCCGACGGTGGCACTGAAAGCCTCGAAGCGACTCATCAGGCAGGGACTGGAGAGTTCGCTCGACCAAGCGATGACCAACGAGGCGGCGGCACAGGGGCCGGTGTTCGCGACACGCGACCACGAGGAGGGTGCGACAGCGTTCATGGAGAGCCGCGACCCCGAGTTCGAGGGCCACTAA
- a CDS encoding branched-chain amino acid ABC transporter permease: protein MVDILQIAIQSVMRSALYALVALGFTLIFGVGGVLNLAHGASIAIGAYSAWFAISVLGLGLPGGFAAALVVPALFGGVMYLGMIQRFEHEPIMVMILTLVVSVAVETLFLNTAGAQSKAIPNLVSGNTIIQGTRVNNNAIAVFVLSWAIIIGLFLFINRTRQGKAIMATSMSDKGAALVGIDSGRINLGTWVIAGGLAGVAGLFLGSQLTATPIMGRNPLVLSFSIVVLGGIGSIKGSVVGAYLIGTLEVTVLSVVDPQLQGLMPLVVLIVVLLVKPEGLFGRELAE from the coding sequence ATGGTAGACATACTACAGATTGCCATCCAGTCGGTAATGCGGAGCGCGCTCTACGCGCTCGTCGCACTCGGCTTCACGCTCATCTTCGGGGTCGGTGGCGTGCTGAACCTCGCCCACGGAGCGAGCATCGCTATCGGTGCCTACAGCGCGTGGTTCGCCATCTCCGTCCTCGGGTTAGGGCTGCCGGGCGGGTTCGCGGCGGCGTTGGTCGTCCCCGCGCTGTTCGGCGGCGTCATGTACCTCGGGATGATACAGCGGTTCGAGCACGAGCCGATAATGGTGATGATACTCACGCTGGTGGTGTCGGTGGCCGTCGAGACGCTGTTTCTCAACACCGCTGGCGCGCAGTCGAAGGCGATACCGAACCTCGTCAGCGGCAACACCATCATCCAAGGGACGCGCGTGAACAACAACGCTATCGCGGTGTTCGTGCTGTCGTGGGCCATCATCATCGGCCTGTTCCTGTTCATCAACCGGACGAGACAGGGGAAGGCCATCATGGCGACGAGCATGTCCGACAAGGGTGCTGCCCTCGTCGGCATCGACAGCGGGCGCATCAACCTCGGAACGTGGGTCATCGCCGGCGGTTTGGCCGGCGTCGCTGGCCTGTTCCTCGGGTCGCAACTGACTGCGACGCCCATCATGGGCCGCAACCCGCTCGTGCTGTCGTTCTCAATCGTGGTGCTGGGCGGCATCGGCTCCATCAAAGGGAGCGTCGTCGGCGCGTACCTCATCGGAACGCTCGAAGTGACGGTGTTGAGCGTCGTCGACCCGCAGTTACAGGGGTTGATGCCGTTGGTCGTACTGATAGTGGTGCTACTGGTGAAACCCGAAGGCCTCTTCGGCCGGGAGCTGGCGGAGTGA
- a CDS encoding SDR family NAD(P)-dependent oxidoreductase, with translation MQDQFDLSDRVAVVTGGSRGIGRAIAEGMAAAGASVVPASRTTADVERVVESIREDGGEAHAATVDVADAESVESLIAAAEDAFGGVDVVVNNAGVNPDGALGKPEDVDLDGLDLTVDVNLRGAFACAQAAAESLQESDGGTVVNVASVGGLVGLPRQHPYVATKHGLVGITKSMALDWAPDVRVNAVAPGYVATEFIEGALENDSIKQSLLDRTPLERFADPEEIAGPAVFLASDAASYVTGSVLAVDGGWTAK, from the coding sequence ATGCAGGACCAGTTCGACCTCTCGGACCGCGTCGCAGTCGTCACCGGCGGGAGCAGGGGAATCGGACGCGCTATCGCCGAAGGAATGGCGGCGGCCGGTGCGTCCGTCGTCCCCGCGTCGCGCACTACCGCGGACGTAGAGCGCGTCGTCGAGTCCATCCGCGAGGACGGCGGGGAAGCACACGCCGCCACCGTCGACGTGGCGGACGCGGAGAGCGTCGAGTCGCTCATCGCGGCGGCCGAGGACGCGTTCGGCGGCGTCGACGTGGTGGTCAACAACGCTGGCGTCAATCCCGACGGGGCACTCGGGAAACCGGAGGATGTGGACCTCGACGGCCTCGATTTGACCGTCGACGTGAACCTCCGTGGTGCGTTCGCCTGCGCGCAGGCGGCCGCCGAGTCGCTCCAGGAGAGCGACGGGGGAACCGTCGTCAACGTCGCCAGCGTGGGCGGCCTCGTCGGTCTCCCGCGCCAGCACCCGTACGTGGCGACGAAACACGGGTTGGTCGGCATCACGAAGAGCATGGCACTGGACTGGGCACCGGACGTGCGGGTCAACGCCGTGGCACCGGGGTACGTCGCCACGGAGTTCATCGAAGGCGCGCTGGAGAACGACTCCATCAAACAGTCGCTGCTCGACCGGACGCCGCTCGAACGGTTCGCGGACCCGGAAGAAATCGCCGGACCGGCCGTCTTCCTCGCCAGCGACGCCGCCTCCTACGTCACTGGGTCGGTCCTCGCCGTGGACGGCGGCTGGACCGCGAAGTGA